From one Odontesthes bonariensis isolate fOdoBon6 chromosome 14, fOdoBon6.hap1, whole genome shotgun sequence genomic stretch:
- the thoc1 gene encoding THO complex subunit 1, with translation MSPSLFNFIDAKDKFTVAARESLPSKCCKQIIGVFNQIPGNETEKKTTLDQALRGVLGEQIDEQTASCDDYLSLIYLSIDAVTEGICSATTPFVLLGDVLDCLPLDLCDKIFSFVEENVSTWKSSSFYTAGKNYLLRMCNDLLRRLSKSQNTVFCGRIQLFLARLFPLSEKSGLNLQSQFNLDNLTVFNKNEQESNLGQKSTDEKEDGMEVEEGEMGEDDAPAPCSIPIDYNLYRKFWTLQDYFRNPVQCYDKFSWMTFLKYSDETLAVFKSYKLDDMQASKRKLEELRASDGEHVYFAKFLTSEKLMDLQLSDGNFRRHILLQYLILFQYLKGQVKFKSSSCILNDDQGTWIEETTKLVYQLLREIPPDGDKFATMVEHILNTEENWNGWKNEGCPSFVKERTVDDKPKRPTRKRQAPEDFLGKGPDRKIFMGNDELTRLWNLNQDNMDACKSDSREFMPSLDEFFAEAIEQADPANMVEEEYKVVRNPNYGWRALRLLSRRSPHFFQPTNQKFKSLADYLDSMVSKLAKELPKDIPSEEIKTGEEDDDDNGDNLLKDSNDSPSIQSKLVTNQQMDDVAAKLGAQWKTLASHLEMKAAELREIETDSEDADMQAKLLLVAWQDREGTQANVESLVAALNTAGFSQIADCLSEA, from the exons ATGTCGCCGTCCCTATTTAATTTTATCGACGCCAAAGACAAATTTACG GTTGCTGCCAGAGAAAGTCTTCCTAGTAAATGCTGCAAACAGATAATTGGTGTATTTAATCAAATCCCTGGCAA TGAGACGGAGAAGAAGACCACACTTGACCAGGCTTTAAGGGGTGTTCTTGGTGAACAGatt GATGAACAGACGGCGAGTTGTGACGACTACCTGTCTCTCATCTACCTGAGCATCGACGCTGTTACAGAGG GTATCTGCTCTGCCACAACCCCGTTTGTCCTGCTGGGAGACGTACTGGATTGCCTTCCCCTCGACCTGTGTGACAAAATATTCTCTTTTGTTGAAGAGAATGTCTCCACCTGGAAATCG AGCTCCTTTTACACGGCAGGGAAGAACTATCTGTTGCGGATGTGTAATG ATCTTCTAAGACGGCTGTCCAAATCTCAGAATACAGTATTCTGTGGGCGAATCCAGCTTTTCCTGGCACGTCTCTTCCCTTTGTCTGAAAAATCGG ggCTGAATCTGCAAAGCCAGTTTAATCTGGACAATTTAACCGTGTTCAACAAAAATGAACAAGAAAGCAACCTCGGCCAGAAG AGCACAGATGAAAAGGAGGATGGTATGGAGGTGGAGGAAGGGGAAATGGGAGAGGATGATGCACCAGCGCCATG TTCCATTCCGATTGATTACAACTTGTACAGAAAGTTCTGGACACTGCAGGACTACTTCAGAAACCCAGTACAATGCTATGATAAATTCTCATGGATGACATTCCTTAAG TACTCGGATGAAACCCTCGCAGTATTCAAGAGCTACAAGCTGGATGACATGCAGGCCTCTAAAAGGAAGCTGGAAGAGCTGAGAGCATCTGACGGAGAACACGTTTACTTTGCTAAGTTTCTCACAAGTGAGAAG CTGATGGACTTGCAGCTCAGCGATGGAAACTTCAGGCGGCACATACTGCTGCAGTACCTCATCCTCTTCCAGTACCTGAAGGGTCAGGTCAAATTCAAAAG CTCCAGCTGCATTCTGAATGATGATCAGGGTACGTGGATTGAGGAGACGACTAAACTGGTTTATCAG CTCCTGCGAGAAATCCCTCCTGATGGAGACAAATTTGCCACCATGGTTGAG CATATCCTCAACACAGAGGAGAACTGGAATGGCTGGAAAAATGAGGGCTGTCCGAGCTTTGTGAAAGAAAG AACAGTAGATGACAAACCTAAAAGACCCACCAGGAAAAGACAAGCTCCAGAGGACTTCCTTGGAAAAGGGCCAGACCGCAAGATTTTCATGGGAAA CGATGAGTTGACTCGATTGTGGAACCTGAACCAGGACAACATGGACGCCTGCAAATCAGACAGCAG AGAGTTTATGCCGTCACTGGATGAGTTCTTTGCGGAAGCTATTGAACAGGCCGACCCAGCCAACATGGTGGAGGAGGAGTACAA AGTTGTGCGTAACCCAAACTATGGCTGGCGGGCTTTGAGGCTACTGTCCCGGAGAAGTCCACACTTCTTTCAGCCAACTAACCAGAAGTTCAAGAGCCTGGCCGACTACTTGGACAGTATGGTTAGCAAACTGGCCAAAGAACTGCCG AAGGATATTCCCTCCGAAGAAATCAAGACGGGAGAAGAGGATGACGACGATAATGGAGACAATCTTCTCAAAGATAGCAATGACA GTCCGAGCATTCAGAGCAAACTCGTGACAAACCAGCAGATGGATGACGTTGCAGCTAAACTGGGCGCTCAGTGGAAGACGCTGGCTTCTCATTTGGAGATGAAGGCGGCAGAGCTGCGGGAAATCGAGACTGACAGTGAAGATGCCGACATGCAGGCAAAACTGCTGCTGGTGGcctggcaggacagagaggGAACACAAGCTAATGTGGAGAGCCTGGTTGCAGCTCTTAACACTGCAGGGTTCTCCCAGATTGCGGACTGCCTCAGTGAGGCTTAA
- the aqp1a.1 gene encoding aquaporin-1a.1 has protein sequence MREFKSKEFWRAILAEFVGMTLFIFLSISTAIGNSNNANPDQEVKVSLAFGLAIATLAQSLGHISGAHLNPAVTLGMLASCQISVFKAVMYIVAQMLGSALASGIVFGARPSATTALGLNSLNGVTPSQGVGIELLATFQLVLCVIAVTDKRRRDVTGSAPLAIGLSVCLGHFAAISYTGCGINPARSFGPALILNDFTDHWVYWVGPLCGGVAAALIYDFLLSPKFDDFPERMKVLVSGPVGDYDVNGGNDATTVEMTSK, from the exons ATGAGGGAGTTCAAGAGCAAGGAATTCTGGAGGGCTATCCTGGCCGAATTTGTTGGCATGAcccttttcatttttcttagCATCTCCACAGCTATCGGGAACTCTAACAACGCCAACCCAGACCAGGAGGTGAAGGTGTCTCTTGCCTTTGGACTAGCCATTGCCACACTGGCTCAAAGTTTAGGCCACATCAGTGGAGCCCACCTAAATCCAGCAGTGACCCTCGGGATGCTTGCCAGCTGCCAGATCAGTGTGTTCAAGGCAGTCATGTACATTGTGGCTCAGATGCTGGGTTCAGCCCTGGCCAGTGGTATTGTGTTTGGAGCACGTCCAAGTGCCACTACTGCACTGGGACTCAACTCT CTCAACGGTGTCACTCCCAGCCAAGGCGTGGGCATAGAGCTTCTGGCCACCTTCCAGCTGGTTCTGTGTGTCATTGCAGTCACTGATAAAAGGCGGCGTGATGTCACCGGCTCTGCACCCTTGGCCATTGGCCTCTCGGTCTGCTTGGGACATTTTGCAGCT ATCAGCTACACAGGCTGTGGCATCAATCCCGCTCGCTCCTTCGGTCCAGCTTTGATCCTGAACGATTTTACAGACCACTGG GTGTACTGGGTGGGGCCACTGTGTGGTGGTGTCGCAGCAGCTCTCATATACGATTTCTTGCTGTCCCCCAAATTTGATGACTTCCCTGAGCGTATGAAGGTCCTGGTCAGTGGCCCAGTGGGAGACTATGATGTTAATGGAGGCAACGATGCTACAACTGTGGAGATGACTTCAAAGTAG